Proteins encoded in a region of the Agromyces protaetiae genome:
- a CDS encoding CehA/McbA family metallohydrolase — MSVIRRTLQLTTDVQNEGRYVTVPFEVPAGTSSLEVRISYDRDVAVIDLGCEGAAGWRGWSGGARTDFVIATDDATPGYLPGEPEPGEWSVVLGVHRVPAEGVRLDVEVRLPAESAIDHGPVAAPRHGVPRGSRRALPAAPGLTWYAGDFHGHTRHSDGAESISGLAARGVAAGLDFMAVTDHNTVSHHAHLPAEGARQGITLLPGQEVTTHRGHANAFGDIGWIDFRRPAQEWVDETDRRGGVLSVNHPISGDCSWLHPLERLPHAIELWHSTWYLELISTAPLAWHRRWAPDVVLLGGADFHNAAQGVGPGTPTTWVAAEDASPEAILAGVAAGRTAIMGGVSVRDGLSVPELFTAPVLLRIDGELVAIDADGLILVDGLGGRRTVHGDRAAFNADPADGPYTLVLADRSVVALAA, encoded by the coding sequence ATGAGTGTGATCCGCCGGACCCTGCAGCTGACCACGGACGTCCAGAACGAGGGGCGCTACGTCACCGTGCCGTTCGAGGTGCCGGCCGGCACCTCGTCGCTCGAGGTGCGCATCTCATACGACCGCGACGTGGCCGTCATCGACCTCGGATGCGAGGGCGCGGCGGGCTGGCGCGGCTGGTCGGGCGGGGCGCGCACCGACTTCGTGATCGCGACGGATGACGCCACGCCGGGCTACCTGCCCGGCGAGCCGGAGCCCGGCGAATGGTCGGTCGTGCTCGGCGTGCACCGCGTGCCCGCCGAAGGGGTCAGGCTCGACGTCGAGGTGCGGCTGCCCGCGGAGTCCGCGATCGACCACGGGCCGGTCGCGGCACCGCGGCACGGGGTGCCGCGCGGCAGTCGGCGCGCACTCCCGGCCGCCCCGGGGCTCACCTGGTACGCGGGCGACTTCCACGGGCACACCCGGCACTCCGACGGCGCCGAGAGCATCTCGGGCCTGGCCGCGCGCGGGGTCGCCGCGGGGCTCGACTTCATGGCCGTGACCGACCACAACACCGTGAGCCATCACGCCCACCTGCCCGCCGAGGGCGCCCGGCAGGGGATCACGCTGCTGCCGGGCCAGGAGGTCACGACCCACCGCGGGCACGCCAACGCCTTCGGCGACATCGGCTGGATCGACTTCCGCAGGCCGGCACAGGAGTGGGTCGACGAGACCGACCGGCGCGGCGGCGTGCTGAGCGTGAACCACCCCATCTCGGGCGACTGCTCGTGGCTGCACCCGCTCGAGCGGCTGCCGCACGCGATCGAGCTCTGGCACTCGACCTGGTATCTCGAGCTCATCTCGACCGCGCCGCTCGCCTGGCACCGGCGCTGGGCGCCGGACGTCGTGCTGCTCGGCGGTGCGGACTTCCACAACGCGGCACAGGGCGTCGGGCCGGGCACGCCGACGACGTGGGTCGCGGCCGAGGATGCCTCGCCCGAGGCGATCCTCGCCGGCGTCGCCGCGGGCCGCACCGCGATCATGGGCGGCGTGAGCGTGCGCGACGGACTCAGCGTGCCCGAGCTCTTCACCGCCCCGGTGCTGCTCAGGATCGACGGCGAGCTCGTCGCGATCGACGCCGACGGGCTCATCCTCGTGGACGGGCTCGGCGGCCGACGGACCGTGCACGGCGACCGTGCGGCGTTCAACGCCGACCCGGCCGACGGTCCGTACACGCTCGTCCTCGCCGATCGTTCGGTCGTCGCCCTCGCCGCGTGA
- a CDS encoding ABC transporter ATP-binding protein — protein MSGITATALVKEYPGGVRGVDEVDVEIADGEFFALLGPSGCGKTTLLRSIAGLESITEGTLDIGGRDVTNAEPGERGVAMVFQDYALFPHMDVGDNIAYPLRIKKVGRTERRATASTVADGLSLQGLIERRPAQLSGGQQQRVALARAVATRPEVLLLDEPLSNLDARLRLEARTFLKELQRDLGVTTVFVTHDQAEALALADRIAVMKQGKLQQIGTPREIFQRPNNTFVAGFIGSVPMNLLDTVTTAGGITIGDTTLPLPPGTEGLVPEGREVTWGIRPEYLRWSAEPVEGAIPAEVTVVENLGASVLILVHAGEHKFQVAVPEEHEPAVGDHGWVLPQQAKALLFDRETTQRIG, from the coding sequence ATGTCCGGTATCACTGCCACCGCGCTCGTCAAGGAGTACCCCGGCGGGGTGCGCGGCGTCGACGAGGTCGACGTCGAGATCGCCGACGGCGAGTTCTTCGCGCTGCTCGGCCCGTCGGGCTGCGGCAAGACGACGCTCCTGCGCTCGATCGCCGGCCTCGAGTCCATCACCGAGGGCACGCTCGACATCGGCGGCCGCGACGTCACGAACGCCGAGCCCGGCGAGCGCGGCGTCGCCATGGTCTTCCAGGACTACGCGCTGTTCCCGCACATGGACGTCGGCGACAACATCGCCTACCCGTTGCGCATCAAGAAGGTCGGCCGCACCGAGCGGCGCGCGACCGCGTCGACCGTCGCCGACGGGCTCTCGCTGCAGGGCCTCATCGAGCGGCGGCCGGCCCAGCTCTCGGGCGGCCAGCAGCAGCGCGTCGCGCTCGCGCGCGCCGTCGCGACCCGCCCCGAGGTGCTGCTGCTCGACGAGCCGCTGTCGAACCTCGACGCGAGGCTGCGACTCGAGGCGCGCACGTTCCTCAAGGAGCTGCAGCGCGACCTCGGGGTGACGACGGTGTTCGTCACGCACGACCAGGCCGAGGCGCTCGCGCTCGCCGACCGCATCGCGGTCATGAAGCAGGGCAAGCTGCAGCAGATCGGCACGCCGCGCGAGATCTTCCAGCGCCCGAACAACACGTTCGTCGCGGGGTTCATCGGCTCGGTGCCGATGAACCTGCTCGACACGGTCACGACGGCGGGCGGCATCACCATCGGCGACACCACGCTGCCGTTGCCGCCCGGCACCGAGGGCCTCGTGCCCGAGGGGCGCGAGGTCACCTGGGGCATCCGCCCCGAGTACCTGCGCTGGAGTGCGGAGCCGGTCGAGGGCGCGATCCCCGCCGAGGTCACCGTCGTCGAGAACCTGGGCGCGAGCGTGCTCATCCTCGTCCACGCGGGCGAGCACAAGTTCCAGGTCGCGGTGCCCGAGGAGCACGAGCCGGCCGTCGGCGACCACGGCTGGGTGCTGCCGCAGCAGGCGAAGGCGCTGCTCTTCGACCGCGAGACCACCCAGCGCATCGGCTGA
- a CDS encoding carbohydrate ABC transporter permease, translating into MSTQVNDIVRNRTVRQYVSRVLFVVMITLVSVFFAVPMLWLVLAPFDATPTLSLGWPDWTLDNFARLFENPYAIRSIGNSLILGVGTMVLVLVLGALASYAMSRIKIPGRDGILYGLLLLSSIVTGTAAMVPTFQLISQLKLINTHVGVVLVLAGGILPTVIFILKDFMDSIPKSYEESARLYGAGPFRILRDIVVPIARPGLAFIAIWTIVQVWGNFLVPFLLLRSPDMQPAAVLMYTFYTESGQADLRLISTFALLFSVPVLLIYFFVNRRYGFRFHGGIKS; encoded by the coding sequence ATGAGTACGCAGGTGAACGACATCGTGCGCAATCGCACCGTGCGCCAGTACGTGTCTCGCGTGCTGTTCGTCGTGATGATCACGCTGGTCTCGGTGTTCTTCGCGGTCCCGATGCTCTGGCTCGTGCTCGCGCCCTTCGACGCGACGCCGACGCTCTCGCTCGGCTGGCCCGACTGGACGCTGGACAACTTCGCGCGGCTCTTCGAGAACCCGTACGCGATCCGGTCGATCGGCAACTCCCTGATCCTCGGCGTCGGCACGATGGTGCTGGTGCTCGTGCTGGGGGCCCTGGCCTCGTACGCCATGTCCCGCATCAAGATCCCGGGGCGCGACGGCATCCTCTACGGGCTGCTGCTGCTCTCCTCGATCGTGACCGGAACCGCCGCGATGGTGCCGACCTTCCAGCTCATCTCGCAGCTCAAGCTCATCAACACCCACGTGGGCGTCGTGCTCGTGCTCGCGGGCGGCATCCTGCCCACGGTGATCTTCATCCTGAAGGACTTCATGGATTCGATCCCGAAGTCCTACGAGGAGTCCGCTCGGCTGTACGGCGCGGGACCGTTCCGGATCCTGCGCGACATCGTCGTGCCGATCGCGCGCCCGGGACTGGCGTTCATCGCCATCTGGACGATCGTGCAGGTCTGGGGCAACTTCCTCGTGCCCTTCCTCCTGCTCCGCAGCCCCGACATGCAGCCGGCCGCCGTGCTCATGTACACCTTCTACACCGAGAGCGGGCAGGCGGACCTGCGCCTCATCTCCACGTTCGCCCTGCTGTTCTCCGTTCCCGTGCTCCTCATCTACTTCTTCGTGAACCGTCGCTACGGTTTCCGATTCCACGGAGGGATCAAGTCCTGA
- a CDS encoding carbohydrate ABC transporter permease, translated as MPAGSATRAPRRRRAEDVAGLGRLRAGLFVTPGLLLIGLFLLFPAIWTVYLGMTNYRLTGLAAASPEFVGLDNYAQALSDPSFWNSLWLTLIFVFFSGIIGQTVLGFGLAWSIRNLTGWIKTTVETLVLAAWVIPASVASFLWLALLDRRSGTLNAVFGTEGAAWLIEHPMEAIIVFNLWVGTAFSMQLFSSALSAVPPSQLESARMVGASTWQQLRDVILPNIKGHVLTNTLLITLWTFNTFTPYLLTAGGPNGQTEILSVYIYQTAIPGGQLGLGAAISLIMLLINLVIALGYVRVSRGRRVRT; from the coding sequence ATGCCGGCGGGGAGCGCGACCCGCGCGCCCCGCCGGCGCCGCGCCGAAGACGTGGCCGGCCTCGGCCGGCTGCGGGCGGGACTGTTCGTCACGCCCGGCCTCTTGCTCATCGGCCTGTTCCTGCTCTTCCCGGCGATCTGGACCGTCTATCTCGGGATGACGAACTACCGGCTGACCGGGCTCGCGGCCGCGTCCCCCGAGTTCGTCGGGCTCGACAACTACGCCCAGGCGCTCAGCGACCCCAGCTTCTGGAACTCGCTCTGGCTCACGCTGATCTTCGTCTTCTTCTCGGGCATCATCGGGCAGACCGTGCTGGGCTTCGGGCTCGCCTGGTCGATCCGGAACCTCACCGGCTGGATCAAGACGACCGTCGAGACGCTCGTGCTCGCCGCCTGGGTGATCCCGGCCTCGGTCGCCTCCTTCCTCTGGCTGGCCCTGCTCGACCGGCGTTCGGGCACGCTCAACGCGGTGTTCGGCACCGAGGGCGCGGCGTGGCTCATCGAGCACCCGATGGAAGCCATCATCGTGTTCAACCTCTGGGTCGGCACGGCGTTCTCGATGCAGCTGTTCTCCTCGGCGCTGAGCGCGGTGCCGCCGTCGCAGCTCGAGAGCGCCCGTATGGTGGGCGCGAGCACGTGGCAGCAGCTGCGCGACGTGATCCTGCCGAACATCAAGGGTCATGTGCTGACGAACACGCTGCTCATCACCCTCTGGACGTTCAACACGTTCACGCCGTACCTGCTCACGGCCGGCGGCCCGAACGGGCAGACCGAGATCCTGTCGGTGTACATCTACCAGACGGCGATCCCCGGCGGTCAGCTGGGTCTCGGCGCCGCGATCTCGCTCATCATGCTGCTCATCAACCTCGTCATCGCGCTCGGGTACGTGCGCGTCTCCCGTGGAAGGAGGGTCCGCACATGA
- a CDS encoding extracellular solute-binding protein, producing the protein MMITTASRRTLTAVAIAATGALVFTGCTGSSDESGEDGPVTLTITSNAIAGGKNAAEAEWIADYVIPGFEEAMADEGREVTVEFEPQGVDDEDYKTKIALDLQSGEGADIFGMDGIWVGEFAEAGYIAPLADIAGDAVDDWEGWEQIPDAVQGALSFEDERYGVPQGADGRVLYFNRDLFAQAGLPEDWQPTSWDEILDAARALKDVEGVTPIQLNAGTAMGEATTMQGLLPLLVGTGEQVWEDGKWIGAGDGLTEALDLYRTIYVDEALGDPVLQQEASGRDTSFQLFAEGKIGILLEGDYFWRAVVNPAEGVGTAPMANRDEVVGYAKIPAIEPGEGVEGRDFVSMSGGTGRVLNPNSDHPELAWELLAFMNSAEAFEARNAGTISITPREDVNAEILSSDPMLSFVSAEVLPITSYRPPLAAYPQVSLLLQEATLEVATGGSVDDALAAYVSGLEGVVGADAVAD; encoded by the coding sequence ATGATGATCACCACTGCATCACGACGAACGCTGACGGCCGTGGCGATCGCCGCGACCGGTGCGCTCGTCTTCACGGGCTGCACCGGCTCGTCCGACGAGTCGGGCGAAGACGGCCCGGTCACGCTCACGATCACGTCGAACGCGATCGCCGGCGGCAAGAACGCCGCCGAGGCCGAATGGATCGCGGACTACGTGATCCCCGGCTTCGAGGAGGCCATGGCCGACGAGGGCCGCGAGGTCACGGTCGAGTTCGAGCCGCAGGGCGTCGATGACGAGGACTACAAGACCAAGATCGCGCTCGACCTGCAGTCCGGCGAGGGCGCCGACATCTTCGGCATGGACGGCATCTGGGTCGGCGAGTTCGCCGAGGCCGGGTACATCGCCCCGCTCGCCGACATCGCCGGCGACGCCGTGGACGACTGGGAGGGCTGGGAGCAGATCCCCGACGCCGTGCAGGGTGCGCTCTCGTTCGAGGACGAGCGCTACGGCGTGCCGCAGGGCGCCGACGGGCGCGTCCTGTACTTCAACCGCGACCTCTTCGCGCAGGCCGGGCTCCCCGAGGACTGGCAGCCCACCAGCTGGGACGAGATCCTCGACGCCGCCCGGGCGCTGAAGGACGTCGAGGGCGTGACGCCGATCCAGCTGAACGCCGGCACGGCGATGGGTGAGGCCACCACCATGCAGGGCCTGCTGCCCCTACTCGTCGGCACCGGCGAGCAGGTCTGGGAGGACGGCAAGTGGATCGGCGCGGGCGACGGGCTCACCGAGGCGCTCGACCTCTACCGCACGATCTACGTCGACGAGGCGCTCGGAGACCCGGTGCTGCAGCAGGAGGCATCCGGCCGCGACACCTCGTTCCAGCTGTTCGCCGAGGGCAAGATCGGCATCCTGCTCGAGGGCGACTACTTCTGGCGCGCGGTCGTGAACCCGGCCGAGGGCGTCGGCACCGCGCCCATGGCGAACCGCGACGAGGTCGTGGGCTACGCGAAGATCCCCGCGATCGAGCCCGGCGAGGGCGTCGAGGGCCGCGACTTCGTGTCCATGTCAGGTGGCACGGGCCGCGTGCTGAACCCGAACTCGGATCACCCCGAGCTCGCGTGGGAACTGCTCGCGTTCATGAACTCGGCGGAGGCGTTCGAGGCTCGCAACGCAGGCACCATCTCGATCACGCCGCGTGAGGACGTCAACGCGGAGATCCTCTCGAGTGACCCCATGCTCTCGTTCGTGAGCGCAGAGGTGCTGCCGATCACGTCGTACCGCCCGCCGCTCGCCGCGTACCCGCAGGTGTCGCTGCTGCTGCAGGAGGCCACGCTCGAGGTCGCGACCGGCGGCTCGGTCGACGACGCGCTCGCCGCGTACGTGTCGGGGCTCGAGGGCGTCGTGGGCGCCGACGCGGTGGCTGACTGA
- a CDS encoding Gfo/Idh/MocA family protein, whose product MSRIRVAVIGLGAISRTAHLPLIARNAEQFELAALVDLSAERAAGVAARHGVPGSACFRSAAELAEAVEAGRLAVDAAILATAGSHGADTLRLVQAGIRVLAEKPLSYSLAELDALRDAAGSRGIDLADWVRVGYMKEYDPAVARARELLDGVELRAVRVEVMHPLDGAQLAFAHLPAPPADVSGDALAAATATTAAVVDGAVGAELPARLRTLYTNVILGSIVHDIGVLRQLTGGLGEVRIAEHWGARMPGSLHLRGRLARDETPWSIDWHYIDGYPQYRETITFHHEHGTIELEFGVPYVLNLPTVLRVTSAEPGLGATVSESRWMQEEAFENELQALAALVRGERPAGASVDEAEADVRTGQRMLRALARSEDVPLDSRSEAGAAMYIQN is encoded by the coding sequence ATGAGTCGCATCCGCGTGGCCGTGATCGGCCTCGGCGCGATCAGCCGCACGGCGCACCTGCCGCTCATCGCGCGCAACGCCGAGCAGTTCGAGCTCGCCGCGCTCGTCGACCTCTCGGCCGAACGTGCCGCGGGCGTCGCCGCTCGCCACGGCGTGCCCGGGTCAGCATGCTTCCGCTCAGCGGCGGAGCTCGCAGAGGCCGTCGAAGCCGGGCGGCTCGCCGTGGACGCCGCGATCCTCGCCACGGCCGGCTCGCACGGCGCCGACACGCTCCGACTCGTCCAGGCCGGCATCCGCGTGCTCGCCGAGAAGCCGCTGTCGTACTCGCTGGCCGAGCTCGACGCTCTGCGCGACGCGGCCGGCTCGCGCGGCATCGATCTCGCGGACTGGGTGCGCGTCGGCTACATGAAGGAGTACGACCCCGCGGTCGCGCGCGCCCGCGAACTGCTCGACGGCGTCGAGCTGCGGGCCGTCCGCGTCGAGGTGATGCATCCGCTCGACGGCGCGCAGCTCGCGTTCGCCCACCTGCCGGCCCCACCTGCGGATGTCTCGGGCGACGCGCTCGCCGCCGCGACCGCGACGACCGCGGCCGTCGTCGACGGCGCCGTCGGCGCCGAGCTGCCGGCCCGGCTCCGCACGCTCTACACCAACGTCATCCTCGGCTCGATCGTGCACGACATCGGCGTGCTCAGGCAGCTCACCGGAGGCCTCGGCGAGGTGCGCATCGCCGAGCACTGGGGCGCCCGCATGCCCGGTTCGCTGCATCTCCGGGGCCGGCTCGCGCGCGATGAGACGCCGTGGAGCATCGACTGGCACTACATCGACGGCTACCCGCAGTATCGCGAGACGATCACGTTCCACCACGAGCACGGCACGATCGAGCTCGAGTTCGGCGTGCCGTACGTGCTCAACCTGCCGACCGTGCTGCGCGTGACCTCGGCCGAGCCCGGGCTCGGCGCGACGGTCTCCGAGTCGCGGTGGATGCAGGAGGAGGCGTTCGAGAACGAGCTTCAGGCGCTCGCCGCGCTGGTGCGCGGCGAGCGGCCCGCCGGTGCCTCGGTCGACGAGGCCGAGGCCGACGTGCGCACCGGGCAGCGGATGCTCCGGGCGCTCGCCCGTTCCGAAGACGTCCCACTCGATTCGCGGAGCGAGGCGGGTGCGGCGATGTACATCCAGAACTGA
- a CDS encoding TIM barrel protein, whose protein sequence is MIRIANAPVSYGVFELSRPDVVPLPSGEELAAWIAEAGYEGIDLGPVGLLGTGDDLVDRLTRHRLGLAGGWVDLPFAAEDEAFDGARAGLDGILDVFVTAAEADPERAPLPTIACSGSAERKARPGGAPELMLRGDRWQRYLDRVNAVADQVRRRGLEPTFHHHACTYVETPDEIDALLAGSDIGLTFDSGHLLIGGGDPLPDYARWRDRVNHLHLKDADTSILRSALGTDDPMRSVWERRVFVPLGDGDLAVDELVDAIVASDYAGWLVVEQDVVLASAADVERARAEQAANRERLRRWFA, encoded by the coding sequence TTGATCCGCATTGCGAACGCCCCCGTCAGCTATGGCGTGTTCGAGCTTTCGCGTCCCGACGTCGTGCCGCTGCCCTCGGGCGAAGAGCTCGCCGCCTGGATCGCCGAAGCCGGATACGAGGGCATCGACCTCGGCCCGGTCGGGTTGCTCGGCACGGGCGACGACCTCGTCGACCGCCTGACCAGGCACCGGCTCGGGCTCGCCGGCGGCTGGGTCGACCTGCCGTTCGCGGCGGAGGACGAGGCGTTCGACGGCGCCCGCGCCGGGCTCGACGGCATCCTCGACGTCTTCGTCACCGCGGCCGAGGCCGATCCCGAGCGTGCCCCGCTGCCCACCATCGCTTGCTCCGGGTCGGCCGAACGCAAGGCCCGGCCGGGCGGGGCCCCCGAGCTCATGCTGCGCGGCGATCGCTGGCAGCGCTACCTCGACCGCGTGAACGCCGTCGCGGACCAGGTCAGGCGGCGTGGACTCGAGCCCACGTTCCATCACCACGCCTGCACCTATGTCGAGACGCCCGACGAGATCGACGCGCTGCTCGCCGGCAGCGACATCGGGCTGACGTTCGACTCCGGCCATCTGCTCATCGGCGGTGGCGACCCGCTGCCCGACTACGCGCGCTGGCGCGATCGCGTGAACCACCTCCACCTGAAAGACGCCGACACCTCCATCCTCCGATCGGCGCTCGGCACCGACGACCCCATGCGTTCCGTGTGGGAGCGCCGGGTCTTCGTGCCGCTCGGCGACGGCGACCTCGCGGTCGACGAGCTCGTCGACGCGATCGTCGCCAGCGACTACGCCGGATGGCTCGTCGTCGAACAGGACGTCGTGCTCGCGTCGGCCGCCGACGTCGAGCGCGCCCGCGCCGAGCAGGCTGCAAACCGCGAACGTCTGCGCCGGTGGTTCGCATGA